One region of Chryseobacterium sp. C-71 genomic DNA includes:
- a CDS encoding CatA-like O-acetyltransferase codes for MKTLITINEWDRKEQYLFFSQFEEPFFGTTVSVDCTKAYQAAKEKNQSFFLYYLYRAIKAANEIENFRYRIVENKPFLYDVIHASATINRPNNTFGFSYIDFDSDESVFQKIAKNEIERVKSSNTLLPAKGGDNVIHFSAVPWLNFTSISHARKFSISDSCPKISFGKMMDANGIKTMNVSIHGHHALMDGYHVGLFTERFQMLMDED; via the coding sequence ATGAAGACATTAATAACAATCAACGAATGGGATCGTAAAGAACAATACCTTTTTTTCTCTCAGTTTGAAGAGCCTTTTTTCGGAACAACGGTGAGCGTAGATTGTACGAAAGCTTACCAAGCTGCCAAAGAAAAAAATCAATCGTTTTTCCTCTATTATCTTTACAGAGCCATAAAAGCGGCTAATGAAATTGAAAATTTCAGATATCGAATTGTTGAAAATAAGCCATTTCTTTATGATGTTATTCACGCTTCAGCAACAATCAACCGTCCAAACAATACTTTTGGTTTTTCATATATCGATTTTGATTCTGATGAGTCTGTTTTTCAAAAAATAGCCAAAAACGAAATTGAAAGGGTGAAATCATCCAATACCTTGCTTCCGGCAAAAGGAGGAGATAATGTTATTCATTTTTCTGCTGTTCCTTGGTTAAATTTTACTTCGATTTCACATGCAAGAAAATTTTCTATTTCAGACAGCTGCCCGAAAATTTCATTTGGAAAAATGATGGATGCAAATGGCATTAAAACAATGAACGTTTCAATTCATGGGCATCATGCCTTAATGGATGGCTATCATGTCGGGCTTTTTACTGAAAGATTTCAGATGTTGATGGATGAAGATTAA
- a CDS encoding EamA family transporter, with protein sequence MNNLKYYLAAILAFSIWGTFSLVLKPLHSYPSLDILFYRVFSCAIIMTVVSVAFKREKIKNNVIFFKSLPKKSRREMIVLNVGSSILLTANWFSFIYVMNHVSVRATSVAYLVCPIITTILAYFLLRDKLSKMQWLSVFLSCIGCVFLSYANMIDMFYSSLIGFTYAAYLISQNKNTKFDKFLVLNFHILLSAFILIPFFPAFSGPIPTDFKFYFYVEIIAVLYTIVPLLLNLFALSGIASSKVGMILNINPIIAFVLAGVVYHEPLGILQIFSYALIFLAVIVFNGNQIFKIKDSNVN encoded by the coding sequence TTGAATAATCTAAAATATTACTTAGCTGCAATACTTGCATTTTCTATTTGGGGAACATTTAGTTTGGTTTTAAAGCCACTGCATTCATACCCATCACTGGATATTCTTTTTTATCGTGTCTTCAGCTGTGCCATTATTATGACGGTAGTTTCTGTAGCTTTCAAAAGAGAAAAAATAAAGAATAATGTAATTTTTTTTAAGTCTCTACCGAAAAAGAGCAGAAGAGAAATGATTGTTTTAAATGTTGGAAGCAGTATTTTGTTGACAGCAAATTGGTTTTCATTCATTTATGTGATGAATCATGTAAGTGTGCGGGCGACTTCTGTAGCTTATTTGGTTTGCCCGATTATTACCACCATACTTGCTTATTTTCTGCTGCGTGATAAATTGTCAAAAATGCAATGGCTATCGGTATTTCTGAGTTGTATAGGGTGTGTGTTTCTTTCTTATGCCAATATGATTGATATGTTTTATAGCAGTCTAATCGGTTTTACTTACGCTGCTTATTTGATCAGCCAAAACAAAAATACCAAGTTTGATAAGTTTTTGGTTCTCAATTTTCACATACTCTTATCAGCGTTTATTTTAATTCCATTTTTTCCAGCTTTCTCAGGACCGATTCCTACAGATTTTAAATTTTATTTCTATGTTGAAATCATCGCTGTACTTTACACCATTGTTCCATTATTGCTGAATTTATTTGCATTAAGCGGAATAGCTTCGTCAAAAGTAGGAATGATTTTAAATATCAATCCTATAATCGCTTTTGTATTGGCTGGAGTTGTTTATCATGAGCCTTTGGGTATTTTGCAGATATTTTCTTATGCACTTATTTTCTTGGCTGTGATTGTATTTAATGGCAACCAGATCTTTAAAATAAAAGATTCAAACGTAAATTAA
- a CDS encoding RNA polymerase sigma factor produces MKTKNSKKYTDSELYLLIQQKDKRGFDQLYNQYSCMLYGLALQSVRSREYAEEITTLTFENAWKSIQSYNHEKMKLHMWMVCLLITSTKDYLSKKSLSYTFNTDNFPNFSFDIIQEKAC; encoded by the coding sequence ATGAAAACAAAGAACTCAAAAAAGTATACAGATAGTGAACTGTATCTTTTAATACAACAAAAAGATAAAAGAGGTTTTGATCAACTCTATAATCAATACTCTTGTATGCTATACGGATTAGCCCTACAGTCTGTTCGCTCACGAGAATATGCTGAGGAAATCACGACATTAACTTTTGAGAATGCGTGGAAATCTATACAATCATACAATCATGAAAAAATGAAGTTGCATATGTGGATGGTTTGTCTTTTGATCACGAGTACCAAAGATTATCTTTCTAAAAAAAGTTTGTCTTATACTTTTAATACTGATAATTTCCCTAATTTTTCTTTCGACATTATTCAGGAAAAAGCCTGTTAA
- a CDS encoding glycoside hydrolase family 28 protein has translation MKKLILILFAFLISISLSAQYKPWTSATQPLKEIKALKKQIKAPKFRKADYLITDFGAVGDGKTKNTEAFKKAIEKCSAEGGGRVVVPNGVFLTGAIYLESNVNLHLTDGSTILFSQDSNDYPIVFTRWEGMECMNYSSLIYAYEEENIAVTGKGTLDGNSDLDNWWFWCGATKYGYNTSRPGRQNPARAKLHEYMANRTPARQRIFGDGWYLRPNFVQPYKSKNFYMADVLVKNSPMWNLNPVLCENVLIERVKVISHGPNNDGFDPEACKNVWIKDSYFDTGDDCIAIKSGRDEDGRDIGRPAENHIIENCEMKDGHGGVVIGSEIAGGAKNIYAIGNVMDSKNLDRALRIKTSSSRGGIIENVFFYNTKVGAYKEAAVRFNMHYEKPGNHIPTMRNIWVENLTVDKGGKYAVFSDAYESSPVTDFTMINAKMVGVQIPYKVDYMKNVTLKNVTVNGKPLTELKP, from the coding sequence ATGAAAAAGCTAATCTTAATTCTCTTCGCATTTCTAATATCAATATCGCTATCGGCTCAATACAAACCGTGGACTTCCGCAACACAACCTTTAAAAGAAATCAAAGCTTTAAAGAAACAAATCAAAGCTCCAAAATTCAGAAAAGCAGATTATTTAATTACAGATTTCGGTGCAGTTGGGGACGGAAAAACAAAAAATACGGAAGCTTTCAAAAAAGCGATTGAAAAATGCAGTGCTGAAGGTGGCGGAAGAGTTGTCGTTCCAAACGGAGTCTTTTTAACGGGTGCAATTTATTTGGAATCCAATGTCAACCTACACTTAACTGATGGTTCAACAATTTTATTCAGTCAGGACAGTAATGATTACCCTATCGTTTTCACCCGTTGGGAAGGAATGGAATGTATGAATTATTCATCTTTGATTTACGCTTATGAGGAAGAAAATATCGCCGTTACCGGAAAAGGAACTTTGGATGGAAATTCAGATTTAGACAACTGGTGGTTTTGGTGTGGTGCTACAAAATATGGGTACAACACATCACGTCCGGGAAGACAAAACCCTGCAAGAGCCAAACTTCACGAATATATGGCGAACAGAACGCCTGCGAGACAAAGAATTTTTGGCGACGGATGGTATTTAAGACCAAATTTCGTTCAGCCTTACAAGTCTAAAAACTTTTATATGGCGGATGTTTTGGTGAAAAATTCTCCGATGTGGAATCTGAATCCTGTTTTGTGTGAAAATGTTTTGATTGAAAGAGTAAAAGTCATCAGCCATGGACCAAACAACGACGGTTTCGACCCCGAAGCCTGTAAAAATGTATGGATTAAAGATTCTTATTTTGACACAGGAGACGACTGTATCGCCATCAAATCCGGAAGAGATGAGGACGGAAGAGACATCGGAAGACCTGCCGAAAACCACATCATCGAAAACTGCGAGATGAAGGACGGTCACGGCGGTGTTGTAATCGGAAGCGAAATTGCAGGTGGAGCAAAAAATATTTACGCCATCGGAAACGTGATGGACAGCAAGAATCTTGACCGTGCTTTAAGAATTAAAACCAGCTCAAGCCGTGGTGGAATCATCGAAAACGTATTTTTCTACAACACAAAAGTGGGTGCGTATAAAGAAGCAGCGGTACGTTTCAATATGCATTATGAAAAACCTGGAAATCATATTCCGACGATGAGAAATATCTGGGTTGAAAATTTAACCGTTGACAAAGGTGGAAAATATGCTGTATTTTCTGATGCTTACGAATCTTCACCGGTAACTGATTTTACAATGATTAATGCTAAAATGGTTGGCGTTCAGATTCCATACAAAGTGGATTATATGAAAAATGTAACACTGAAAAATGTAACCGTTAACGGAAAGCCATTAACTGAGTTAAAACCATAA